A genomic stretch from Hydrogenimonas urashimensis includes:
- a CDS encoding ABC transporter permease — protein MNLGVVRAYMLKEFRELIRSRMIAIVYLLPTMIIILFGYGIRMEVTHARTIIIDNDHTKLSQDLAARFEHSKYFDTRILQITEKEALHRIKQARTDILVIIPESFEKRLLKGVETELGVFVDAAFPVRGETMSNYVKGVIYTAATDLMPTSTARLITVESRNLFNQAMRDEDAIVPGLLGLILLVGPAILSALLIVKEKEEGTIFNFFSSPVKKSEFLIAKLVPAFLLHSVNIVILFLWATYLFGVPFRGSFILFWIASELYIVVSLGIGLLVSIITRTQIVAIVLTIIITIIPGFLYSGMLMPISSMSGESKIEAHIYPVMYYNHIVYDTFLIGQGLASAKIVLYLLILFFYGLGIVLLGSMLMKKEIG, from the coding sequence ATGAACCTTGGGGTCGTTCGGGCCTATATGCTCAAAGAGTTCAGGGAACTCATTCGCTCCAGGATGATCGCCATTGTCTATCTGCTTCCGACGATGATCATTATCCTCTTTGGCTACGGCATCCGGATGGAAGTGACCCATGCCAGGACAATCATCATCGACAACGACCACACCAAACTTTCCCAGGATCTTGCGGCCCGTTTCGAGCATTCGAAATATTTCGACACCCGAATCCTTCAAATTACAGAAAAAGAGGCGTTGCATCGAATCAAACAGGCAAGGACGGACATACTTGTTATCATTCCCGAAAGTTTCGAAAAACGGCTTCTCAAAGGGGTCGAAACAGAGCTCGGCGTCTTCGTGGATGCCGCGTTTCCTGTACGGGGCGAGACGATGAGCAACTACGTAAAAGGTGTCATCTACACGGCGGCCACCGACCTCATGCCAACATCCACAGCACGCCTCATCACCGTGGAGAGCCGAAACCTTTTCAACCAGGCGATGCGTGACGAAGATGCCATCGTACCGGGTCTTCTGGGGCTCATTCTCCTGGTCGGTCCGGCCATCCTGTCGGCTCTGCTCATCGTCAAGGAGAAAGAGGAGGGAACCATTTTCAATTTCTTCTCATCGCCTGTCAAAAAGAGTGAATTCCTCATCGCCAAACTGGTGCCGGCCTTTCTGCTTCATTCCGTCAACATCGTGATTCTCTTTTTGTGGGCCACCTATCTTTTCGGTGTCCCTTTCAGAGGCAGTTTCATCCTTTTTTGGATCGCAAGCGAACTCTACATTGTCGTCAGCCTGGGTATCGGCCTGCTGGTGTCGATCATCACCCGTACCCAGATCGTGGCGATCGTTCTGACGATCATCATCACCATCATTCCGGGCTTTCTTTACTCGGGGATGCTGATGCCTATCTCCTCGATGTCGGGAGAGTCGAAAATCGAAGCGCATATCTACCCGGTGATGTACTACAACCATATCGTCTACGACACGTTCCTGATCGGCCAGGGGCTGGCGTCTGCGAAAATCGTTCTCTATCTGCTTATACTCTTTTTCTATGGCCTGGGCATCGTGCTGCTGGGATCGATGCTGATGAAAAAGGAGATCGGATGA
- a CDS encoding ABC transporter permease has translation MRLFLTLVMKEIIAFFRSWGLVAVVLYSFTLDIYIAGKGIEMQAKNVSVGYVDDTGGGISMKILSRLHAPEFQKPVRFLSQKALYDAIRNREIMVGLLFDHDFETSYEKTGRTQLNLLLDAISATQSFQALQYLQNIVLDFSNLRVPIELKIHRLFNPNARTDWFMAVAEMLSVTTLLGVILTAAVFVREKENGTWDIMLLMPIDPKLIILAKSFSQVIILMFGVVIATGIVLFGAFDVPVNQSLWAFFLLSFFYAFTSAGIGLFVAAVSRSMLQVAQLAILIMMPLIFLSGAWTPIHAMHPLLQDLSLLSPLRYYIEGSESIFFRGTEFVDLWPYFAGVIILGAILYLYGFRKIGKLF, from the coding sequence ATGAGACTTTTTTTGACACTGGTCATGAAAGAGATCATCGCCTTTTTCCGCTCCTGGGGACTGGTGGCGGTGGTGCTTTACTCCTTTACCTTGGATATCTACATCGCCGGCAAAGGGATCGAAATGCAGGCGAAGAATGTTTCCGTCGGCTATGTGGACGATACGGGCGGGGGTATCAGCATGAAAATTCTAAGCCGTCTTCATGCGCCGGAATTTCAAAAACCGGTGCGATTTCTCTCCCAAAAGGCTCTTTACGACGCCATCCGCAACCGTGAGATCATGGTGGGCCTGCTTTTCGATCACGATTTCGAAACCTCCTATGAAAAAACCGGCCGTACCCAGCTCAACCTTCTTCTCGACGCCATTTCCGCCACCCAGAGTTTCCAGGCACTCCAGTATCTGCAAAACATCGTCCTGGATTTTTCCAATCTCCGGGTGCCTATCGAGCTTAAAATCCACAGACTCTTCAATCCCAACGCCCGGACCGACTGGTTCATGGCCGTGGCGGAGATGCTTTCGGTCACGACCCTGCTGGGTGTCATCCTCACCGCCGCCGTCTTTGTGCGGGAGAAAGAGAACGGAACGTGGGACATCATGCTGTTGATGCCCATCGATCCCAAACTGATCATACTCGCCAAAAGTTTTTCACAGGTGATCATTCTGATGTTCGGTGTCGTCATCGCCACAGGCATCGTGCTGTTCGGCGCATTTGATGTTCCCGTCAACCAGTCGCTGTGGGCCTTCTTTCTGCTCTCGTTCTTTTACGCTTTCACCAGCGCCGGCATCGGACTTTTCGTTGCGGCGGTCAGCCGAAGCATGCTGCAGGTGGCGCAACTGGCTATTTTGATCATGATGCCTCTCATCTTTCTCAGCGGTGCCTGGACACCCATCCACGCCATGCATCCGTTGCTGCAGGATCTTTCGCTTCTTTCTCCCCTGCGATACTACATCGAAGGAAGCGAAAGCATTTTTTTCAGAGGAACCGAATTTGTCGATCTGTGGCCC
- a CDS encoding MFS transporter, whose translation MRMRKKRRRSNHTDPTTRHRSTDTPAKIDRNVVLLGWVSYFTDMASAMVNPILPIFVVAALHEGVDKLGIIVAVATFVSYALRLVSGYISDRFGIVKPLVVGGYALSAISKPMIGMTHGYKSVASLKALERLGKALRSAPKDVMIAEYSHKNASGKTFGFHKTLDIAGELSGTLLLFGFLLCFGVSEGVMRTIFLATIVPGLIGFVLVAFFVKDVKKRPEREGVKFRLTKRDKNAVKQLFFYFLFIFFMFSEAFFTMQAKNVGIAVMLIPLLFVVSTGMQTLTSYLLGVWVDRIGAARVLWLGYLCGVTAQLLLWFEKSWLTWLAYAFLGLFTVATLNANRAFIAASSDNRGSVYGVFYGGVALFGALGAYVCGMLWEHFGMQSALLFSLGGTLALWLFFSLTIMGGRYGYA comes from the coding sequence ATGCGTATGAGAAAAAAGCGACGACGTTCGAATCACACAGACCCGACGACCCGTCACCGCTCCACCGACACGCCTGCAAAAATCGACCGAAACGTCGTTTTGCTGGGCTGGGTCAGCTATTTTACCGACATGGCCTCGGCGATGGTGAACCCGATTCTTCCCATTTTCGTTGTCGCAGCACTCCATGAAGGGGTGGACAAACTGGGGATCATCGTCGCGGTGGCGACCTTCGTCTCCTACGCGCTGCGGCTTGTGTCGGGGTATATCAGCGACCGTTTTGGCATCGTCAAACCGCTGGTGGTCGGGGGGTACGCACTCTCTGCCATCTCCAAACCCATGATCGGCATGACACACGGTTACAAAAGCGTCGCGTCGCTCAAGGCGCTTGAGAGACTCGGCAAAGCTCTCAGGTCCGCACCCAAGGATGTGATGATCGCCGAATACAGCCACAAAAACGCCTCCGGAAAGACGTTCGGCTTTCACAAAACTCTCGATATCGCGGGGGAACTGAGCGGCACACTGCTGCTTTTTGGCTTTCTGCTCTGTTTCGGGGTGAGTGAAGGGGTGATGCGCACGATCTTTCTGGCGACGATCGTGCCCGGCCTGATCGGATTCGTGCTCGTCGCCTTCTTTGTCAAAGATGTCAAGAAGCGCCCGGAAAGAGAAGGGGTGAAGTTCCGCCTTACCAAAAGAGACAAAAATGCCGTGAAACAGCTCTTTTTCTACTTCCTTTTTATCTTTTTCATGTTCAGCGAAGCCTTTTTTACGATGCAGGCCAAAAACGTGGGCATCGCGGTGATGCTGATTCCTCTGCTTTTCGTCGTTTCGACGGGAATGCAGACGCTGACCAGCTATCTGCTGGGCGTCTGGGTCGACAGAATCGGCGCGGCAAGGGTGCTTTGGCTGGGGTATCTCTGCGGCGTGACCGCCCAGCTGCTTCTGTGGTTTGAAAAGTCGTGGCTGACATGGCTGGCCTACGCCTTTTTGGGTCTTTTTACCGTCGCCACTCTCAACGCCAACCGGGCCTTCATCGCCGCCTCCAGCGACAACAGGGGGTCGGTTTACGGCGTCTTCTACGGCGGTGTGGCGCTTTTTGGCGCGCTGGGCGCCTATGTCTGCGGCATGCTCTGGGAGCATTTCGGCATGCAGTCGGCACTGCTTTTCTCGCTGGGCGGCACCTTGGCACTTTGGCTCTTTTTCTCCCTGACCATCATGGGCGGGCGCTATGGTTACGCTTGA
- a CDS encoding HlyD family secretion protein — MKILKKYWVGGVAFVLFMVASAMIYTKLHPQELPPNLVEGTGRIDGDLTSLNTKYPGRIAEIFVDDGMPVSKGMVVAKLTSREYEAQKESLQKQIAAKQRELGAKEIELRINETKIPQLLQKAKAVLESRKSQRQELGRAIASQESLVAQDMRDLERMKKLFAQRLIQKHKLEEVELKYDLDRHTLAGLLDRKRQLEQAVAIAESDLSNAVAAQKSLDAMREGIAALKEGIAALEASKARVQAMIAELTLVSPLTGFTVEKIANPGEVLGAGMPVATLIAPESLYLKIFVDTIKNGKIKLHDKAVIFLDAWPDHPIPAEVVRIAQKAEFTPKEVNVRSDRIQRVFAVHLKPLKPDPLLKLGLPAIGVISLDGKGLPKSLEDIPAL; from the coding sequence GTGAAGATTTTAAAAAAGTATTGGGTCGGTGGGGTCGCGTTCGTGCTCTTTATGGTCGCGAGTGCGATGATCTACACCAAGCTTCATCCCCAGGAGCTGCCGCCCAATCTTGTGGAGGGAACGGGTCGTATCGACGGGGATCTGACCAGTCTGAACACCAAATATCCGGGACGTATCGCCGAAATATTCGTTGACGACGGCATGCCGGTATCCAAAGGCATGGTGGTGGCGAAGCTAACAAGCAGGGAGTACGAAGCGCAGAAAGAGAGCCTGCAGAAACAGATTGCGGCAAAACAGAGGGAGCTTGGAGCCAAAGAGATCGAACTGCGCATCAACGAAACGAAAATCCCGCAGTTGCTCCAAAAGGCGAAAGCGGTGTTGGAGTCGCGCAAAAGCCAGCGGCAGGAGCTGGGCCGAGCCATCGCCTCGCAGGAGTCGTTGGTGGCGCAGGACATGCGCGATCTTGAGCGTATGAAAAAACTCTTTGCCCAAAGGCTGATCCAAAAACACAAACTCGAAGAGGTTGAACTCAAATACGATCTCGATCGGCACACACTGGCCGGACTGCTCGACAGGAAACGTCAACTCGAGCAGGCTGTCGCCATTGCCGAAAGCGACCTCTCCAACGCCGTCGCCGCCCAGAAATCCCTCGATGCGATGCGCGAGGGGATCGCGGCGCTCAAAGAAGGGATCGCGGCGCTGGAAGCGTCCAAAGCCCGGGTGCAAGCGATGATTGCTGAGTTGACGCTCGTAAGCCCTCTGACCGGCTTCACGGTAGAAAAGATCGCCAACCCCGGCGAAGTGCTGGGCGCAGGCATGCCGGTGGCCACGCTCATCGCTCCCGAATCGCTCTATCTTAAAATTTTTGTCGATACGATCAAGAATGGCAAAATCAAACTTCACGACAAAGCGGTCATCTTCCTCGATGCCTGGCCCGACCATCCTATACCGGCGGAGGTGGTTCGTATCGCGCAAAAAGCGGAATTTACACCCAAAGAGGTCAATGTCCGAAGCGACAGGATTCAGAGGGTTTTTGCCGTGCATCTGAAACCCTTGAAGCCCGATCCGCTGTTGAAACTGGGACTTCCCGCGATCGGGGTCATTTCGCTGGATGGCAAGGGATTGCCGAAGTCGCTTGAGGATATTCCGGCACTTTGA
- a CDS encoding ATP-binding cassette domain-containing protein, producing MVTLEVRNATVRYKKRIGIKNASLEAKRGQIIGFIGADGTGKSSLMHAIAGVGPFEGEIRFEGIAYHSPKEAEPIKQKFGLMPQGIGLVLYKNLTVAEHLDFFAAIRNIRKDAAFRSYRKRLLHMAGLERFTDRQAGKLSGGMMQKLSLICTLLHRPKLLILDEPTTGVDPLSRLELWEILDDIRKAEGTVALVSTAYMQEAARMDRIYLFDDGEIIADGTAEELLDTVHPMTYEPVPCPEDEHVRCIHTGHFTYALTPIDAPPKEPTLEALFFVNALKKGRRLPVIEVSPKESEVKIPPVVMEAKGLTKRFGDFVADDHIDMQLKSREILGLLGANGAGKTTFIKMLLGLYPIDEGELTLLGRPIRSARDRQSLKAKIGYVSQHFALYKDMTVRENLLYFANMHKIPASRALPRILRYAGELGFESYMDALPTELPLGINQRFSVAAALLHEPVILFLDEPTSGVDAIARNQFWQMLQLIKERWGIAILITTHYMSEAEYCDRIVLLKQGKKIADDTVENLYKTYPDAKNFEEIFLQFYREEAQ from the coding sequence ATGGTTACGCTTGAAGTCCGTAACGCCACGGTCCGCTACAAGAAGCGCATCGGCATCAAAAACGCCTCTTTGGAAGCCAAAAGGGGGCAGATCATCGGTTTTATCGGCGCCGACGGTACCGGAAAAAGCTCCCTGATGCACGCCATCGCCGGTGTGGGGCCTTTCGAGGGGGAGATACGCTTCGAAGGAATCGCCTACCACTCCCCGAAGGAAGCGGAACCCATCAAGCAGAAATTCGGGCTTATGCCCCAGGGGATTGGGCTGGTACTTTACAAAAACCTGACCGTTGCGGAACATCTCGATTTTTTCGCCGCCATCCGAAATATCAGAAAAGATGCCGCATTTCGCAGCTACCGGAAGCGTCTGCTCCATATGGCGGGACTGGAGCGGTTTACCGACAGGCAAGCGGGCAAGCTCAGCGGGGGGATGATGCAGAAACTCTCGCTCATCTGCACGCTGCTGCACCGCCCGAAACTGCTGATACTCGACGAACCGACCACCGGTGTCGACCCGCTCAGCCGTCTGGAGCTCTGGGAGATTCTCGACGACATTCGCAAAGCGGAAGGAACCGTCGCGCTGGTGAGTACCGCCTATATGCAGGAAGCCGCAAGAATGGATAGAATCTATCTCTTCGACGACGGGGAGATTATCGCCGACGGCACGGCCGAAGAACTGCTCGATACGGTCCACCCGATGACTTACGAACCCGTGCCCTGTCCCGAAGATGAGCATGTCCGGTGTATTCACACCGGCCATTTCACCTACGCCCTGACTCCCATCGACGCGCCCCCCAAAGAACCGACACTCGAAGCGCTCTTTTTTGTCAACGCCCTGAAAAAAGGGAGGCGCCTTCCTGTCATCGAAGTGAGCCCGAAAGAGAGCGAGGTGAAGATACCGCCCGTCGTCATGGAAGCGAAAGGCCTGACGAAGCGCTTTGGCGATTTCGTGGCGGATGACCATATCGACATGCAGCTCAAAAGCCGCGAAATCCTGGGATTGCTGGGTGCCAACGGGGCGGGAAAGACCACCTTCATCAAGATGCTTCTTGGACTCTATCCCATCGACGAGGGGGAGCTGACCCTGTTGGGGCGTCCCATCCGCAGCGCCAGGGACAGGCAGTCGCTCAAAGCGAAAATCGGATATGTCAGCCAGCATTTCGCTCTCTACAAAGACATGACGGTACGGGAAAATCTCCTCTATTTTGCCAATATGCATAAAATTCCGGCAAGCAGAGCTCTGCCACGTATTTTGCGTTACGCCGGGGAGTTGGGATTTGAAAGCTATATGGATGCGCTCCCAACGGAACTGCCCCTGGGGATCAACCAGCGCTTTTCGGTGGCGGCGGCGCTGCTGCACGAACCGGTTATCCTCTTTCTCGATGAACCGACATCGGGAGTGGACGCCATCGCCAGAAACCAGTTCTGGCAGATGCTCCAGCTTATCAAAGAGCGATGGGGCATAGCGATACTCATCACCACCCACTATATGAGCGAAGCGGAGTACTGCGATCGGATCGTATTGCTGAAGCAGGGGAAAAAGATTGCCGACGACACCGTGGAAAATCTCTACAAAACCTATCCCGACGCCAAAAATTTCGAAGAGATTTTTCTGCAGTTTTATCGGGAGGAGGCACAATGA
- a CDS encoding TetR/AcrR family transcriptional regulator, which translates to MSTHTTVKHKIRQKVEEAKKEIILDAVSDYFETVGFSEPKMQDIAKAVGISVGALYKLFPSKDALFFAYVGHQIEQFSRKLADMCEDVKDPQKCLVLYIQLKFSTFASKRKAIEDPVIGDPLFFVKMNTRKENPAAAIFEFLAEQFERLARKKPLKSSNHMKTAYLFNAATMGYIEYWLNFGGGLEEKAEEVFDRIMNGIGA; encoded by the coding sequence ATGAGCACGCATACAACCGTCAAACACAAGATCCGTCAAAAGGTAGAGGAAGCGAAAAAGGAGATCATTCTTGATGCCGTCTCCGACTACTTCGAAACGGTGGGGTTTAGCGAACCGAAAATGCAGGATATCGCCAAAGCCGTGGGGATTTCTGTCGGGGCGCTCTATAAGCTCTTCCCATCCAAAGATGCGCTCTTTTTTGCCTACGTGGGCCATCAGATAGAGCAGTTCAGTCGTAAACTTGCCGACATGTGTGAAGATGTGAAAGATCCCCAAAAGTGCCTTGTGCTCTATATCCAGCTCAAATTTTCCACATTCGCTTCCAAACGCAAAGCGATTGAGGATCCTGTCATCGGCGATCCGCTCTTTTTTGTCAAGATGAATACGAGAAAAGAAAATCCCGCCGCCGCGATCTTCGAATTTCTGGCCGAGCAATTTGAGAGACTGGCACGAAAAAAGCCGCTCAAATCGTCCAACCATATGAAAACGGCCTATTTATTCAATGCGGCGACGATGGGATACATCGAATATTGGCTCAATTTCGGCGGTGGTCTCGAAGAGAAAGCCGAAGAGGTTTTCGACCGTATCATGAACGGCATCGGGGCGTGA
- a CDS encoding patatin-like phospholipase family protein: MEKISLVLGSGGARGYAHIGVIEELERLGYEIVSISGASMGALIGGLYAAGKMQEYKEWVLGLDVLDVMALLDFSWDRRGMVRGDKVLGKLKEILGDIRIEALDVDYTAVATDLKRNREVWFQKGDLLEAIRASISIPSFFTPVEKDGMLLVDGGVLNPLPVAPTMASYSDKTVAVSLFGDAAAPKIEMPEEVRLKESKLDEIASEIVSRARQWFESQASEEKEPYHLFDIIDMTIESMQKTLVGYRLGGYPPDLMIEIPQQVCSALDFHKAYEVIETGRILARKSLE, from the coding sequence ATGGAAAAAATTTCGCTGGTACTTGGCAGCGGAGGAGCCAGGGGTTACGCCCATATCGGCGTCATCGAAGAGCTGGAGCGTCTGGGATACGAAATCGTCTCGATCAGCGGAGCGTCGATGGGGGCGTTGATCGGCGGTCTCTATGCGGCAGGAAAAATGCAGGAGTACAAAGAGTGGGTACTGGGACTGGACGTGCTGGATGTGATGGCGCTGCTCGATTTCAGCTGGGACAGGCGGGGCATGGTACGCGGTGACAAGGTGCTTGGAAAATTGAAAGAGATACTGGGCGACATTCGCATCGAGGCATTGGATGTCGACTATACCGCCGTGGCGACCGACCTGAAGCGAAACCGGGAAGTGTGGTTTCAAAAAGGGGACCTGCTCGAAGCGATCCGGGCTTCGATCTCGATTCCTTCTTTTTTCACGCCTGTCGAAAAGGATGGTATGCTTCTGGTCGACGGCGGCGTGCTCAACCCCCTGCCCGTCGCACCGACGATGGCGTCCTACAGCGATAAGACCGTTGCTGTAAGCCTTTTCGGAGACGCGGCGGCACCGAAAATCGAAATGCCCGAAGAGGTGCGTCTGAAGGAGTCGAAACTGGATGAAATCGCATCGGAAATTGTAAGCCGGGCAAGGCAATGGTTCGAATCGCAGGCAAGTGAGGAGAAGGAGCCCTACCATCTTTTCGATATCATCGATATGACCATTGAATCGATGCAGAAAACGCTGGTAGGATACCGGCTCGGTGGCTACCCTCCCGACCTCATGATCGAGATACCCCAACAGGTCTGCTCGGCGCTCGATTTTCACAAAGCCTACGAGGTGATCGAAACGGGAAGGATTCTCGCTCGCAAGAGCCTGGAATAA